One genomic window of Thalassoroseus pseudoceratinae includes the following:
- a CDS encoding HYExAFE family protein, with product MVRRCNHYDAAFEEFLRAGYVPYVAIDEKRRALIDDASLKSFDFIVSAKEGPNLLVDVKGRKFPTAGQSKWENWATEDDIESLQHWQTVFGEGFRAWLIFAYQILDDQWETEFDTASVVRYREETYAFYGVSVDEFAAAMRVRSSRWGTVTLPRGVFRELRSPISDML from the coding sequence GTGGTCCGACGGTGCAACCATTATGATGCAGCCTTCGAGGAATTTCTGCGTGCCGGGTACGTGCCGTATGTGGCGATTGACGAAAAACGGCGAGCCCTCATCGACGACGCATCATTGAAGTCGTTCGACTTCATCGTATCGGCGAAAGAGGGGCCCAATCTGCTGGTCGATGTCAAAGGACGGAAGTTCCCAACGGCTGGTCAATCGAAATGGGAGAACTGGGCCACTGAGGATGACATTGAGAGTCTCCAACATTGGCAGACGGTATTTGGCGAAGGTTTTCGGGCATGGTTGATCTTCGCGTACCAAATTCTCGATGACCAGTGGGAAACGGAGTTCGACACCGCGTCGGTTGTGCGTTATCGTGAAGAAACCTATGCTTTTTACGGCGTGAGTGTGGACGAATTCGCCGCCGCGATGCGAGTTCGTTCCTCACGTTGGGGCACGGTCACATTGCCGCGCGGAGTGTTTCGAGAATTACGCTCACCGATCTCGGACATGCTATGA